Proteins encoded together in one Haloarcula rubripromontorii window:
- a CDS encoding DUF5658 family protein, with protein sequence MPFPANVSIMLGKEGPETDSERETIWREHHLSPTHAVLWTVVLVATVGDVLLTMTGLTVGLQEGNVVVSAMLAEFGLAGLWLVKFGAMLWLVVGWRLLSERNATVFLALFAVVTLAVVAYNSVTILQYRGIITAAAGI encoded by the coding sequence ATGCCGTTTCCGGCCAACGTGTCCATAATGCTCGGCAAGGAGGGTCCGGAGACAGACAGTGAGAGGGAGACGATCTGGCGAGAACACCACCTGTCGCCTACGCATGCGGTACTCTGGACTGTCGTCCTCGTCGCAACAGTCGGTGACGTCCTCCTGACGATGACCGGCCTCACAGTCGGCCTGCAGGAGGGCAACGTCGTCGTCAGCGCGATGCTTGCGGAGTTCGGGCTGGCGGGCCTCTGGCTCGTGAAGTTCGGGGCAATGCTGTGGCTGGTCGTCGGGTGGCGACTGCTCTCCGAGCGCAACGCGACGGTCTTTCTCGCCCTGTTCGCGGTGGTGACGCTCGCGGTCGTCGCCTACAACTCAGTCACCATCCTGCAGTACCGCGGGATAATAACGGCCGCTGCAGGTATTTGA
- a CDS encoding L-aspartate oxidase, with translation MTPQKPSADGEQAADSRASDAGPAVDYETVSVPVLVVGAGAAGARVAIGLAENGVEPLVIGKRDHGDAHTTWAAGGINASLGSLDPEDDWTIHAADTLDEGHFINDPKAVELTAKHMPDRIRELDDWGMPFDRTDDGKINQRYFGAQSFRRTCFVGDRTGEAMLNTLVDKAQSLEIPYRDNVMITRLLSDGDRVYGAAGYDMESGEFILFESDHVVLAAGGSSALYNRHSSRDEENNGDGPALALDAGASLLDMEFVQFHPTGMVGDRYGEDWDGRLVTEAVRGEGGRLLNADGERFMEEYSPDQMELDARDVVARAIAQELREGRGTENGGVYLDISHRDDEYIKSRLPRMYERFMDLGVDITEQPMEVAPTAHYSMGGVDIDFETGETGVDGLYAVGETVAGVHGANRLGGNSLAETVAIGALVGDHVTAQVTDDDRDDALPAGQRAIAEREFRSLQELAASDGDETPEELLADLGDLLWAHAGILRNEESLSVGLKKLRDLRERTGDIGVDGDRTSLSFELAVDLSFSLTVAEALLLSARERDESRGAHYRTDASDVEPDWRRNILVNRGDTGLELTTRGVAEPSEAVSEAVDVGYELDYHHLE, from the coding sequence ATGACACCACAGAAGCCATCCGCTGACGGCGAGCAGGCTGCCGACAGTCGGGCGAGCGACGCAGGCCCGGCAGTCGACTACGAGACGGTGTCGGTCCCAGTGCTGGTCGTCGGCGCTGGCGCTGCCGGGGCGCGGGTCGCCATCGGGCTTGCCGAGAACGGTGTCGAACCGCTGGTCATCGGCAAGCGGGACCACGGTGACGCCCACACGACGTGGGCGGCCGGCGGTATCAACGCCTCGCTGGGGTCGCTGGACCCCGAGGACGACTGGACCATCCATGCAGCGGATACGCTTGACGAGGGGCATTTCATCAACGACCCGAAAGCGGTCGAGCTAACGGCCAAGCACATGCCCGACCGCATCCGGGAACTCGACGACTGGGGGATGCCCTTCGACCGAACCGACGACGGGAAGATCAATCAGCGGTACTTCGGCGCGCAGTCGTTCCGCCGGACCTGCTTCGTCGGCGACCGCACGGGCGAGGCGATGCTGAATACGCTCGTCGACAAGGCTCAGTCCCTCGAAATTCCCTATCGCGACAACGTGATGATTACGCGCCTGCTGTCGGACGGCGACCGCGTCTACGGCGCGGCCGGCTACGACATGGAGAGCGGCGAGTTCATCCTCTTCGAGTCGGACCACGTCGTTCTGGCGGCGGGTGGCTCCTCCGCGCTGTACAACCGCCACTCCTCGCGCGACGAGGAGAACAACGGCGATGGCCCGGCACTGGCGCTCGACGCCGGCGCGTCGCTGCTGGACATGGAGTTCGTGCAGTTCCACCCGACGGGGATGGTCGGCGACCGCTACGGCGAGGACTGGGACGGCCGCCTCGTCACCGAAGCGGTCCGCGGGGAAGGCGGTCGGCTGCTCAATGCCGATGGCGAGCGATTCATGGAAGAGTACTCGCCCGACCAGATGGAACTCGACGCGCGGGACGTGGTGGCCCGCGCCATCGCACAGGAACTCCGCGAGGGCCGTGGAACGGAGAACGGCGGGGTCTATCTGGACATCTCCCATCGCGACGACGAGTACATCAAATCGCGGCTCCCGCGGATGTACGAGCGGTTCATGGACCTCGGCGTCGACATCACAGAGCAGCCCATGGAAGTCGCGCCGACCGCCCACTATTCGATGGGCGGCGTCGACATCGACTTCGAGACCGGCGAGACGGGCGTCGATGGACTCTACGCCGTCGGCGAGACGGTGGCGGGCGTTCACGGCGCGAACCGGCTCGGCGGGAACTCGCTGGCGGAGACGGTCGCCATCGGCGCGCTCGTCGGCGACCACGTCACGGCGCAGGTGACAGATGACGACCGCGACGACGCCCTGCCGGCTGGTCAGCGTGCCATCGCAGAGCGCGAGTTCCGGTCGCTGCAGGAACTTGCGGCGTCGGACGGCGACGAGACCCCCGAAGAACTCCTCGCGGACCTCGGCGACTTGCTGTGGGCACACGCCGGAATTCTCCGTAACGAGGAGTCGCTGTCGGTCGGGCTGAAGAAACTCCGAGACCTCCGCGAGCGGACGGGAGACATCGGCGTCGACGGCGACCGGACAAGCCTGTCGTTCGAACTCGCTGTCGACCTCTCGTTCAGCCTCACGGTCGCTGAGGCCCTGCTGCTGAGCGCACGCGAGCGCGACGAGTCACGCGGCGCACACTACCGCACTGACGCCTCCGACGTGGAGCCCGACTGGCGGAGAAACATCCTCGTGAACCGCGGCGACACCGGCCTCGAACTGACGACCCGCGGCGTCGCCGAGCCGAGCGAAGCCGTCAGCGAGGCGGTCGACGTCGGCTACGAACTCGACTACCACCACCTCGAATAG
- the arcD gene encoding arginine/ornithine antiporter ArcD, protein MVEFEPRLFDDIDPSERPSLGAALVPIAGMIVFLSVGLIAFDLDPQFPLFWGIAFTGLFARYHLGLSWEDLYDGIASSLLMGMRVILIMFTVYALIASWIQAGTIPGLMYFGLELFTPTVFLPVAAILSAIISFAVGSSWTTAGTLGVALIGIGSGLGISEPMTAGAILSGAYTGDKQSPLSDTTNLAAAVTDTDLYEHINAMRAGTLVAFTIAVLLYAGLGLRAAGAIPADRVASIQAAIESTYVVSPLVFLPVVVTFGLALRGIPALPTLGTGVFAGVGTAMLVQGTGFAAAWSAAQSGTAPETGMELVNGLLESGGLIGGAWIVTIAIAALALGGLLERAGVLAVLSHHLGRLCHNVASLTGVTAVSAVSMNILAAEQYVSIVVPGMTLGNLYNEQGLKSQNLSRAIEASGTTTSALIPWSSGGLFMAGTLGVPTLSYAPYYFFGFLSPLVLLFMGVTGWQIVYADRADAQDTAAKSGGAGSVTAGED, encoded by the coding sequence ATGGTCGAGTTCGAACCCCGGCTGTTCGACGATATCGACCCGTCTGAGCGGCCGTCGCTGGGTGCCGCGCTCGTGCCTATCGCGGGAATGATCGTATTCCTCAGCGTAGGCCTCATTGCCTTCGATCTCGACCCACAGTTCCCGCTGTTCTGGGGAATTGCCTTCACCGGCCTGTTCGCACGGTATCACCTCGGGCTGTCGTGGGAAGACCTGTACGACGGCATCGCCAGTAGCCTGCTCATGGGGATGCGGGTGATTCTCATCATGTTCACCGTCTATGCACTCATCGCGTCGTGGATTCAGGCGGGCACGATTCCCGGCCTGATGTACTTCGGGCTGGAGTTGTTCACTCCGACAGTGTTTCTCCCGGTGGCGGCGATTCTCTCTGCCATAATCTCTTTCGCCGTTGGGTCCTCGTGGACGACGGCCGGGACGCTCGGGGTGGCGCTCATCGGTATCGGTTCGGGCCTGGGTATTTCCGAGCCGATGACTGCCGGCGCAATTCTCAGCGGGGCATACACGGGAGACAAGCAGTCCCCGCTCTCGGATACGACGAACCTCGCCGCCGCAGTGACAGACACGGACCTGTACGAACACATCAATGCGATGCGGGCCGGCACGCTCGTCGCGTTCACGATTGCCGTCCTCCTGTACGCCGGCCTCGGACTGCGGGCCGCTGGGGCTATTCCCGCTGACCGCGTTGCGTCCATTCAGGCGGCCATCGAAAGCACGTACGTCGTCTCACCGCTCGTGTTTTTGCCGGTCGTCGTGACCTTTGGACTTGCACTGCGGGGCATCCCCGCCCTGCCGACGCTCGGAACAGGCGTCTTCGCGGGCGTCGGGACCGCGATGCTTGTACAGGGAACCGGATTCGCCGCTGCCTGGTCGGCGGCACAGTCCGGGACGGCCCCAGAGACGGGCATGGAACTCGTGAACGGCCTCTTAGAGAGCGGCGGGCTGATCGGCGGCGCGTGGATCGTGACAATCGCGATTGCCGCACTCGCGCTGGGTGGCCTGCTCGAACGTGCTGGCGTGCTCGCGGTGCTTTCCCACCATCTCGGACGACTCTGCCACAATGTTGCGAGCCTCACGGGCGTGACCGCTGTGTCCGCTGTCTCGATGAATATTCTCGCGGCGGAACAGTATGTGAGTATCGTGGTGCCGGGGATGACGCTCGGGAATCTGTACAACGAACAGGGACTCAAGAGCCAGAACCTCTCCCGGGCCATCGAAGCGTCGGGGACGACGACGAGTGCGCTTATCCCGTGGAGCAGCGGCGGGCTGTTCATGGCCGGGACGCTCGGCGTCCCGACGCTTTCCTACGCGCCGTACTACTTCTTCGGCTTCCTCTCGCCGCTCGTGTTGCTGTTCATGGGGGTGACCGGCTGGCAAATCGTCTATGCGGACCGAGCTGACGCCCAAGACACGGCCGCGAAGTCCGGCGGTGCCGGGTCAGTGACAGCGGGCGAGGACTAA
- a CDS encoding ABC transporter ATP-binding protein, giving the protein MNRTAPPAVELDGVTRRYGETTAVEDLSLSVQEGEFFTLVGPSGCGKTTTLRLIAGFEDPTRGTVRFGGESVTGVPPEDRDVGVVFQNYALFPHMTVGENVAYGLQFSDPPGGGSDEARVRELLELVDLGGMADRDPDTLSGGQQQRVAMARALAPGPDVLLLDEPMSALDAKLRERLRVQVREIQQELGITTIYVTHDQEEALAVSDRVAVMRDGTPEQVAPPRTIYREPATEFVATFVGDNNVLSGAVTAVRSADAPDGSGAERGHPIADVTVDGTTLSVALEGDSDPAAVSSGDRLTFCVRPERLAVDADRNALTATVTSAEFLGETTRVHLEWEGRELLLRAEDPPTGTVTVGFAPTDAHIVDRQS; this is encoded by the coding sequence GTGAACCGGACTGCCCCGCCGGCGGTCGAACTCGACGGTGTCACCAGACGCTACGGCGAGACGACCGCCGTCGAGGACCTGTCGCTCTCCGTGCAAGAAGGCGAGTTCTTTACGCTGGTCGGTCCCTCCGGCTGTGGGAAGACGACGACGCTCCGACTTATCGCCGGTTTCGAGGACCCGACGCGGGGCACGGTCCGGTTCGGCGGCGAGTCCGTCACCGGCGTCCCGCCGGAGGACCGCGACGTGGGCGTCGTCTTCCAGAACTACGCGCTGTTCCCCCACATGACCGTCGGGGAGAACGTCGCCTACGGGCTCCAGTTCTCCGACCCGCCGGGCGGCGGCAGCGACGAGGCTCGGGTGCGTGAACTGCTTGAGCTGGTTGACCTCGGCGGCATGGCGGACCGGGACCCGGACACGCTCTCGGGCGGCCAGCAACAGCGGGTGGCGATGGCCCGCGCACTGGCTCCCGGCCCCGACGTACTCTTGCTGGACGAGCCGATGAGCGCCCTCGATGCGAAGCTCCGGGAGCGCCTCCGCGTGCAGGTTCGCGAGATTCAGCAGGAACTGGGTATTACGACGATTTACGTCACCCACGACCAGGAGGAAGCCCTGGCCGTGTCCGACCGCGTGGCAGTCATGCGCGACGGGACGCCGGAACAGGTCGCGCCACCGCGGACCATCTACCGCGAGCCGGCGACTGAGTTCGTCGCCACCTTCGTCGGCGACAACAACGTTCTCAGTGGTGCGGTAACGGCGGTGCGGTCGGCCGATGCCCCCGACGGTTCTGGGGCTGAGAGGGGACACCCTATCGCGGACGTGACGGTCGACGGGACGACGCTCTCAGTGGCCCTGGAGGGCGACAGCGACCCGGCGGCTGTCTCGTCTGGAGATCGACTCACGTTCTGCGTTCGGCCGGAACGGCTTGCTGTCGACGCCGACCGAAACGCGCTGACGGCGACCGTCACGAGCGCGGAGTTCCTCGGGGAGACCACGCGTGTACACCTCGAATGGGAGGGCCGAGAACTCCTGTTGCGAGCCGAAGACCCGCCGACCGGCACCGTGACAGTCGGCTTTGCCCCGACTGACGCACACATCGTCGACAGGCAGTCGTAA
- the pdhA gene encoding pyruvate dehydrogenase (acetyl-transferring) E1 component subunit alpha — MTQDVLNRAPDDRIQALDSDGEIVDPDLIPDLSDAELVSMYRDMRFARRFDERMISLQRQGRLGTYSSLAGQEGAQVGSTYALADEDTIFYQYREHGSLVARGLPWEYVLYWMGHEGGNAALGDVNVFPLNISIGAHLPHAVGWSWAAKKKGDERAGVVHFGDGATSEGDFHEAMNFAGVFETPTVFFCNNNQWAISVPRERQTASETLAQKADAYGFDGVQVDGMDPLATHTVTEAARERAVGADGSEPEPVFIEAVQYRFGAHTTADDPDVYRDDAEVEAWRERDPLDRMEAFLRNCNLLDDRKLDVMDDTIDERLGEIIDNAESHAAEPTDLFVDVYAESTPNIDEQREYFEALRERHGDDALLESE; from the coding sequence ATGACACAGGACGTTCTCAATCGAGCGCCCGACGACCGGATACAGGCGCTCGATTCAGACGGTGAGATCGTCGACCCGGACCTCATCCCGGACCTCTCTGATGCGGAACTGGTGTCGATGTACCGCGATATGCGTTTTGCCCGCCGGTTCGACGAGCGGATGATAAGCCTCCAGCGACAGGGTCGGCTCGGCACCTACTCCTCGCTGGCGGGTCAGGAGGGGGCACAGGTCGGGTCGACGTACGCGCTGGCCGACGAAGACACCATCTTCTACCAGTACCGGGAACACGGTTCGCTCGTCGCCCGTGGGCTCCCCTGGGAGTACGTTCTCTACTGGATGGGCCACGAAGGGGGTAACGCCGCTCTCGGCGACGTGAACGTGTTCCCGCTGAACATCTCCATCGGCGCGCACCTCCCTCACGCCGTGGGGTGGTCGTGGGCGGCTAAGAAAAAGGGCGACGAGCGGGCGGGTGTCGTCCACTTCGGCGACGGGGCCACCAGCGAGGGCGACTTCCACGAGGCGATGAACTTCGCCGGCGTGTTCGAGACGCCGACAGTGTTCTTCTGTAACAACAACCAGTGGGCCATCTCCGTGCCCCGGGAGCGCCAGACCGCCAGCGAGACGCTCGCGCAGAAAGCCGATGCCTACGGCTTCGACGGCGTGCAGGTCGACGGCATGGACCCGCTCGCGACCCACACCGTCACCGAGGCTGCCCGTGAGCGGGCAGTTGGGGCCGACGGAAGCGAGCCAGAGCCGGTCTTCATCGAGGCGGTACAGTACCGCTTCGGCGCGCACACGACCGCCGACGACCCGGACGTGTACCGCGACGACGCGGAGGTCGAGGCGTGGCGCGAGCGCGACCCGCTGGACCGCATGGAGGCGTTCCTCCGGAACTGCAATCTACTGGACGACCGGAAACTCGACGTGATGGACGACACCATCGACGAGCGCCTCGGCGAGATTATCGACAACGCTGAGTCTCACGCCGCCGAGCCGACGGACCTCTTTGTCGACGTGTACGCCGAGTCGACGCCGAACATCGACGAGCAACGTGAGTACTTCGAGGCGCTCCGAGAGCGCCACGGCGACGACGCGCTCCTGGAGTCCGAGTAG
- a CDS encoding ABC transporter permease: MARDVDGGAAGAGSDDSETATETASRPSGEQGRSVRTTIERRGVVGLAVATIALLLGIFYYPVATVFVDSVLVDGRWTAQVFVSILQDPFYFGELARLLSGEPVRAVIESIRSPDRRLGVIGFTTYQAALSTVASVALGLPAAYLLARFEFPGRRTLRSLTILPFVLPSIMVAVGFVATFGQNGTLNAVLGALGLGEVNLLFTLEAVVIAHAFYNAPLVARVTTAAWESVDASAVETARSLGASPLRAFRDVVAPQLVPSVLMGAALTFVFTFSTFPIVLALGGFQLATVEVFVYRLIRDLEYAEAAALALIELGISLGLLYAYLRYEARHTVQSRGIRPLPRRPLTPPSFSIRELLPRAGLAAYAVVALAVFVAPIASMVLASLSGPEGLTLANYRFLVDRQTTGASFQVQPWDAVRNSLLFGVASLAVALPMGVVVAVLTTRDYRGRKVVDAVAMAPLAVSGIVVGLGLLRGLVFGFEIGGTRLAVGGGLAIVAAHAVAGYPFVVRTVAPGLEGIDRTLVESARALGAPRARALLDIELPLVWPAVVAGAAFAFAISIGEFSATIVLASGTNQFTMPIAIERFIGRRLGPATAMGVVLLVVTSASFLLIDRLGGDDVGF, encoded by the coding sequence GTGGCCCGAGATGTCGACGGCGGCGCGGCTGGTGCTGGCAGTGACGACAGCGAAACGGCGACAGAGACAGCGAGTCGTCCGTCCGGCGAGCAAGGCCGGAGCGTCCGGACCACTATCGAGCGTCGGGGGGTCGTCGGACTCGCAGTCGCCACCATCGCGCTGTTGCTCGGCATCTTCTACTACCCGGTGGCAACGGTGTTCGTCGACAGCGTTCTCGTCGACGGCCGCTGGACTGCCCAGGTGTTCGTCTCGATACTGCAGGACCCGTTCTACTTCGGCGAACTGGCCCGGTTGCTCTCCGGCGAACCAGTGAGAGCTGTCATCGAAAGCATCCGCTCGCCGGACCGGCGGCTGGGCGTCATCGGCTTCACGACGTATCAGGCGGCCCTCTCGACCGTCGCCAGCGTTGCGCTCGGCCTGCCAGCGGCGTATCTGCTGGCCCGGTTCGAATTCCCGGGACGACGCACACTCCGGTCGCTGACGATTCTCCCGTTCGTCCTCCCGTCGATAATGGTCGCCGTCGGCTTCGTCGCGACATTCGGTCAGAACGGAACGCTCAACGCCGTGCTCGGCGCGCTCGGTCTGGGAGAAGTCAATCTCCTGTTCACGCTGGAAGCCGTCGTCATCGCCCATGCCTTCTACAACGCGCCCCTCGTCGCCCGAGTGACCACCGCCGCCTGGGAGTCCGTCGACGCCAGCGCGGTCGAGACGGCTCGGAGCCTCGGCGCGAGTCCCCTCCGGGCGTTCCGGGACGTGGTCGCCCCCCAGCTCGTCCCATCGGTGCTGATGGGCGCGGCGCTTACCTTCGTGTTCACCTTCTCGACGTTCCCAATCGTCCTCGCGCTCGGCGGCTTCCAGCTTGCGACCGTCGAGGTGTTCGTCTACCGGCTCATCCGCGACCTGGAGTACGCGGAAGCGGCCGCCCTCGCGCTCATCGAACTCGGCATCTCACTTGGCTTGCTGTACGCATATCTCCGGTACGAGGCCAGACACACCGTTCAGTCACGAGGGATACGGCCGCTCCCGCGGCGGCCACTGACGCCCCCGTCGTTTTCCATCCGGGAACTGCTCCCCAGAGCCGGGCTCGCCGCCTACGCCGTCGTCGCGCTGGCGGTGTTCGTCGCGCCGATAGCGAGCATGGTACTGGCCAGCCTCAGCGGGCCGGAGGGGCTGACGCTGGCAAACTACCGGTTCCTCGTCGACCGCCAGACGACCGGCGCGTCGTTCCAGGTCCAGCCGTGGGATGCGGTCAGGAACTCACTGCTGTTCGGCGTCGCCTCGCTCGCCGTCGCGCTCCCGATGGGCGTCGTCGTCGCCGTCCTCACCACGCGGGACTACCGCGGCCGGAAGGTCGTCGACGCGGTGGCGATGGCCCCGCTGGCCGTGTCGGGTATCGTCGTCGGCCTCGGCCTGCTCCGGGGCCTCGTCTTCGGGTTCGAAATCGGCGGCACCCGTCTCGCCGTGGGCGGCGGCCTCGCCATCGTCGCCGCCCACGCCGTCGCCGGCTATCCGTTCGTCGTTCGGACGGTCGCACCCGGGCTGGAAGGCATCGACCGCACGCTGGTCGAATCAGCCCGCGCGCTCGGCGCGCCGCGTGCCAGAGCGCTGCTGGACATCGAACTCCCCCTCGTGTGGCCAGCCGTCGTCGCCGGCGCGGCGTTCGCCTTCGCCATCTCCATCGGGGAGTTCTCGGCGACGATTGTGCTTGCCTCGGGGACGAACCAGTTCACGATGCCAATCGCCATCGAGCGGTTCATCGGTCGCCGCCTCGGCCCCGCGACAGCGATGGGTGTCGTTCTGCTCGTGGTTACCAGCGCGAGCTTCTTGCTCATCGACCGGCTGGGGGGTGACGACGTTGGGTTCTAA
- a CDS encoding thiamine ABC transporter substrate-binding protein, translating to MDRRSFLTAAGATVSASVAGCAGLGGGGEESSTDESTGTGTSTGDAGGADETLVVGTYSAFVDSPSTSPGAWVKQRFEEEFDARLIWQTPSNEVNHYIERRNAGVDIEADMYLGLNTDHLVRVDENLDDGLFAEVGDVAGQDDIKPGLQFDPDGRAIPYDTGYISLVFDGTATTAPETFDGLLADEHAGDLITQNPASSATGRAFLLHTVKQFGPDGYLDYWSDLQDNDVRVLGSWSDAYSAWSGGEAPMVVSYSTDQVFADRNDANMEKHQIRFLNDQGYANPEGMAVFEGADTPDLAREFMGFLLRPEIQGEIAVRNVQFPATESADLPADYAELAQEPPEPVTFGYDELRGSVSGWISDWERQFASN from the coding sequence ATGGATAGACGTTCCTTCCTGACAGCGGCCGGCGCGACGGTGTCCGCCTCGGTTGCCGGCTGTGCCGGGCTGGGCGGCGGTGGCGAGGAATCGAGCACGGACGAGTCGACGGGCACCGGAACGAGCACCGGCGACGCCGGGGGTGCCGACGAGACGCTGGTCGTCGGGACGTACAGCGCGTTCGTCGACTCCCCGTCGACGAGTCCGGGCGCGTGGGTGAAACAGCGCTTCGAAGAGGAGTTCGACGCCCGCCTGATCTGGCAGACGCCGAGCAACGAGGTCAACCACTACATCGAGCGCCGGAACGCCGGCGTCGACATCGAGGCCGACATGTATCTCGGGCTGAACACGGACCACCTCGTCCGGGTCGACGAGAACCTCGACGACGGGCTGTTCGCCGAGGTCGGCGACGTGGCCGGGCAGGACGACATCAAGCCCGGCCTGCAGTTCGACCCCGACGGGCGGGCGATTCCCTACGACACCGGTTACATCAGCCTGGTGTTCGACGGCACAGCCACCACCGCGCCGGAGACCTTCGACGGCCTCCTCGCTGACGAACACGCCGGCGACCTCATCACGCAGAACCCCGCGAGTTCCGCGACCGGGCGGGCGTTCCTGCTGCACACGGTCAAGCAGTTCGGCCCGGACGGCTACCTGGACTACTGGAGCGACCTGCAGGACAACGACGTTCGGGTCCTCGGGTCGTGGAGCGACGCCTACAGCGCGTGGTCGGGCGGCGAAGCGCCGATGGTCGTCTCCTACTCCACGGACCAGGTTTTCGCCGACCGGAACGACGCGAACATGGAGAAACACCAGATTCGCTTCCTGAACGACCAGGGCTACGCCAATCCCGAGGGGATGGCGGTGTTCGAGGGCGCGGACACGCCCGACCTCGCCCGGGAGTTCATGGGCTTCCTGCTGCGGCCGGAGATTCAGGGCGAAATCGCCGTCCGGAACGTCCAGTTCCCGGCGACCGAATCGGCCGACCTCCCGGCGGACTACGCCGAACTCGCACAGGAGCCCCCGGAGCCGGTCACGTTCGGCTACGACGAGCTCAGGGGCTCGGTTTCGGGCTGGATTTCCGACTGGGAGCGGCAGTTCGCCTCGAACTAA
- a CDS encoding divalent metal cation transporter, which produces MSSTETVDSSAVSRETIGDYVEAMGPSWIAGAIAAGPATIASLVTAGGAFGYSLLWVVVLSAGAGALAQYLAMRLGLLTERGIVAVVEDHLGEMWAWLLVGDAVLAAGVAQLVIMKTVATVSATVTGIDARVWGVAWALLLAVGLAGGGYRFLELAAKVLVLLVVVAFVASLFVVPIDAGAAATGLVPSVPSGSALVAAGILGGAVHITLITMHSYTMRARGWTREDYDLATVDVGASMLVAFGVYSLAIFLVTASVLTSGDLTTVGAAEALGPLVGDSARWLFLLGLWGAAVSTLGGNTIVPPFLLADKLGWGTTIEDSRYRGLLVAVALLSAPGAFIGGNVLGQLVLVLALGTVGTPFVIALVLYLLNSDAVPEQNSTLANVGGLALVAVSGGLAANFVVEQLGGGVGPLSGFVLAFAVALALAMAGLGGKFLREELLA; this is translated from the coding sequence ATGAGTTCGACCGAAACTGTCGATAGTTCGGCTGTTAGCAGGGAGACAATCGGTGACTACGTCGAAGCCATGGGCCCGTCCTGGATTGCGGGCGCAATCGCCGCTGGCCCGGCGACGATTGCCAGCCTCGTCACCGCGGGCGGGGCGTTCGGCTACAGCCTCCTGTGGGTCGTCGTCCTCTCCGCGGGGGCGGGGGCGCTGGCCCAGTACCTCGCGATGCGGCTGGGACTGCTGACCGAGCGGGGCATCGTCGCCGTCGTCGAGGACCACCTCGGCGAAATGTGGGCCTGGCTGCTGGTCGGCGACGCGGTGCTGGCCGCGGGCGTGGCACAGTTGGTCATCATGAAGACCGTCGCCACGGTCTCGGCGACGGTGACGGGCATCGACGCGCGGGTCTGGGGCGTCGCCTGGGCGCTCCTCCTCGCCGTGGGGCTGGCCGGCGGCGGCTACCGCTTCCTGGAACTGGCCGCGAAAGTCCTCGTCTTGCTCGTGGTCGTCGCGTTCGTCGCCAGCCTGTTCGTCGTCCCCATCGACGCCGGCGCGGCGGCGACCGGGCTGGTCCCCTCGGTCCCGTCCGGGAGCGCGCTGGTCGCGGCCGGCATCCTCGGCGGCGCGGTCCACATCACGCTCATCACGATGCACTCCTACACGATGCGGGCCCGTGGCTGGACCCGCGAGGACTACGACCTCGCGACGGTCGACGTCGGGGCGTCCATGCTGGTGGCCTTCGGCGTCTACAGCCTCGCCATCTTCCTGGTGACCGCGAGCGTGCTCACCTCCGGGGACCTGACGACGGTCGGCGCTGCGGAGGCGCTGGGGCCGCTCGTCGGCGACAGCGCCCGCTGGCTGTTCCTGCTCGGCCTCTGGGGCGCTGCCGTGTCGACGCTCGGGGGCAACACCATCGTCCCGCCGTTCCTGCTCGCCGACAAGCTCGGGTGGGGCACTACTATCGAGGACAGCCGCTACCGCGGGCTCCTCGTCGCTGTCGCGCTGCTCTCCGCACCCGGCGCGTTCATCGGCGGGAACGTACTCGGCCAGCTCGTCCTCGTCCTCGCCCTCGGCACCGTCGGCACACCGTTTGTCATCGCCCTCGTCCTCTACCTCCTGAACTCCGACGCGGTCCCGGAACAGAACTCGACGCTGGCCAACGTCGGCGGATTGGCGCTCGTCGCCGTCTCGGGCGGACTCGCCGCGAACTTCGTCGTCGAACAGCTCGGCGGCGGTGTCGGCCCGCTCTCCGGGTTCGTGCTGGCCTTCGCTGTCGCGCTCGCTCTCGCCATGGCCGGCCTCGGCGGGAAGTTCCTGCGGGAGGAACTCCTCGCGTGA